ACTCACCGAGATGGGGCTTTTTACGGTCTCCGAAAAAGGGCGTCTCAAGCTCTTCACCCTGAATCAGAAACACCCCCTCTTCAAGGAGATCCGGGGGCTTATTTTAAAAACAGAAGGGGCGCCTGTTCTGCTTCGGAAAGCGTTTCAGGATATTTCGGAAGTAGAAAAGGCATTTATCTACGGTTCCTTTGCTGGCGGGAGGCCGGATGCCCAAAGCGATATTGATTTGATGGTTGTCGGAACCATCCGCACTATCGATCTGGTCAGGCTCATTCGTCCTTTGGAGAAGAAGTTAGGACGTGAGATCCATTATCGGATTTTTAATCGTAAAGAGTTTGAAAATCGGCTCAAGAAGAAGGATTTTTTTTTAGCCAACGTGATGAGTGGGCGTAAAATACCCATCAAAGGTCCCGAATGAAAGAAGACCGGCGATTTAAAGATCATTCCTATCGACCCGAGGAGATCAAAGGGCATCTCGAAGGAGCTCGTAAAAAGTTAAAGGCTGCCTATAAAATTGCCGATCTGGACGAAGAATCCTCCTACGAGTTGTCCTATGAGGCGATGTTGAAGGCTTCTTTGGCCCTGATCCTGCGGCATGGTAAGCGTCCCCGCAGCCAGGTCGGACATCATATTGCCATCATTGAAATGGCCAGTTTTT
This genomic window from Deltaproteobacteria bacterium contains:
- a CDS encoding nucleotidyltransferase domain-containing protein, with translation MMDLYSKGVRQIFVYFMTNPGRTHHLRELSTLLSMDPGNLSREMKRLTEMGLFTVSEKGRLKLFTLNQKHPLFKEIRGLILKTEGAPVLLRKAFQDISEVEKAFIYGSFAGGRPDAQSDIDLMVVGTIRTIDLVRLIRPLEKKLGREIHYRIFNRKEFENRLKKKDFFLANVMSGRKIPIKGPE